The DNA window AGTCGCTCGGCCCTCGGACACTTTCGATAACTTTACTACAAGTAACTTATCGCCTCAAGTAACGTCCGTGTGAATCCTCGACGTCTTACCGGTTAGTAGCTAGACAGGGCTCAAACCGATGCAGTATGGTCGCTCGGCGGCGGTTCCCGGCCAAGATCAATAAGTATATCACTAGTAACTTACTGAGGGGGGGGGGCAGCGTGATCGCGTGGATCTTCCCTGGTCAAGGAAGCCAGTTCGTCGGGATGGGCGCTCATCTGTCGTCCGACGCTGCGCGCGAAACGTTCGCGGATGCCCGAGATGTTCTCGGATGGGATGTGCGGTCGGTGTGCGTCGATGGACCGTCCGAGGCGCTCGGCGAGACGCAAGTGTCCCAACCCGCGATCCTGACCCTGTCCGTCGCGATCGCCGAGTCGCTGCGGGCGACCGGTTCATCCCCCGACGTGGTCGCCGGCCATAGCGTCGGCGAGTTCGCCGTCCTGGTCGCGGCTCGCGCGATGTCATTCGAGGACGCGCTCCGCACGGTGACGGCCCGGGCGAGAGCGATGGCCCGAGCCGGACGCGAGCGCCCCGGAGGTATGGCTGCGATCCTCGGCCTCTCGCTCCAGGACGTCGAGCGGGCCTGCGCGGCCGCTCGCGGAGTGGTTAGCGTCGCGGGGATCAACGCGCCGACGCAGATCGTCGTCTCCGGCGAGTGTGACGCGGTCGATCAAGTCGCGGAAGCCGCCCGCACCAGCGGCGCACGTCGCGTCATCCCACTCGATGTCAGCGTTGCAGCGCACTCGCCCTTGATGGAAACCGCGGCGGACGAGCTGAGACGAGCGCTGGAGCACGTTTCGATCCACTCCCCCGCCGTCCCGTTCGTGTCCTGCGTGAGCGGAAGCCCGGCGGCCGACCCGAGCGAGATCGCCGGCCTCCTGTGCGCGGCGCTGACGCGGCCGGTTCGCTGGGTGGAAACCGTCCACGCGTTGCGCGCGGCGGGGACGAGTCGCTTCCTCGAGATCGGACCCGGCCGGATCCTGTCCGGGCTGGTGCGATCGATCCTGCCGGAGCCGGAGCCGGACGCTGCGGCCATCGGCGACGACGATGGGATCGAGCTCCTGGCCGGCGAGCTGACCGGAGGTCGCGCGAGATGACCTACGCGCGTATATCCGGGTGGGGCATGGCGGTGCCGAGTCGCGTCGTGACCAACCATGATCTGGCTCGAGAGATCCCCGGGGTCGACGAAGGATGGATCGTTCGCCGCTCCGGGATATCCGAGCGTCGGATCGCCGGCCCGACAGAAACCACGTCTACCCTCGCGACCGAGGCGGCGCGTCGCGCTCTCGCGTGCGCCGAGGTCGCGGCCGAAGAGATCGACCTGGTGATCGTCGCCACATGCACGCCCGACCGGCTGATCCCCGCGACGGCACCACTCGTCCAAGCAGCGATCGGCGCGACGCGTGCCGGTGCGTTCGACGTGAACGCGGCGTGCGCCGGATTCCTCATCGCCCTGGCGGCGGGGGAGGCGATGGTGCGGACGGGCTCGGTGCGACGCGCCGTCGTGATCGGCGCCGAGGTCATGTCGCGGTTCGTCGATCACTCCGACCCCAAGACGTGCGTGCTGTTCGGCGACGGAGCCGGGGCGGTGGTGATCGAGCGAAGCGAGGAGCCCGCGGGACTGCTCTCGCTGGAGCTGGCTGCCGACGGCAGCGGTGCGTCGCTCATCGAGGT is part of the Actinomycetota bacterium genome and encodes:
- the fabD gene encoding ACP S-malonyltransferase, whose protein sequence is MIAWIFPGQGSQFVGMGAHLSSDAARETFADARDVLGWDVRSVCVDGPSEALGETQVSQPAILTLSVAIAESLRATGSSPDVVAGHSVGEFAVLVAARAMSFEDALRTVTARARAMARAGRERPGGMAAILGLSLQDVERACAAARGVVSVAGINAPTQIVVSGECDAVDQVAEAARTSGARRVIPLDVSVAAHSPLMETAADELRRALEHVSIHSPAVPFVSCVSGSPAADPSEIAGLLCAALTRPVRWVETVHALRAAGTSRFLEIGPGRILSGLVRSILPEPEPDAAAIGDDDGIELLAGELTGGRAR
- a CDS encoding beta-ketoacyl-ACP synthase III; this translates as MTYARISGWGMAVPSRVVTNHDLAREIPGVDEGWIVRRSGISERRIAGPTETTSTLATEAARRALACAEVAAEEIDLVIVATCTPDRLIPATAPLVQAAIGATRAGAFDVNAACAGFLIALAAGEAMVRTGSVRRAVVIGAEVMSRFVDHSDPKTCVLFGDGAGAVVIERSEEPAGLLSLELAADGSGASLIEVPAGGSARPASAETIAAGEHAIRMNGPEVYRAAVRVMAQAAERAAERAGFRASEADLLIMHQANQRIIDEVGVRVGVTPDRVFSNVARYGNTSAASVPIALCESADAGLLRPGSRLVVTAVGAGLTWVAGVLLWTAATEPLARTEELVGVSRGER